The stretch of DNA GATGTTAAGGTTCTCTTTTACATAGTAGATAGCTCTACAGGTTCTTGACATGATATTAACCTTCGTAAGCAAAGAAGGGGACAAACATTCTTAATTTGAGAAGTTTCTCACTAGTGGCAAGGGGGGAAAGAATGTAGGAGGGATCTTGTTGTGCACTGGATGCAAATTGGATAGAGAAAATGGAAGACGAAAAAATTGTTAAATTGTACAGTGAAAGGGGAAAAAGCAAAAGAGAAAATGGAAGATGAAAAAAATTGTTAAATTGTAGGTGAAAAAAAGCAACCATTGTCCAAACCGAGGGAGGGTACTATGACACCAGTACACCAGAGATGCACATCCAGGAAATCGAACCCTGGTCAATACCGTGGGAGGGTACTATGATACCACTACAACAGATGCGCTTCTTGTTCAGGATCACACAAGAGCCCTTAATATAACGGTAGCAGAGAAGACGTGAACCGAAATTATACCAGGATCATAATACGCTAGTCCCTCCATTGCTTTGGAGGATCACTTCCAAAACCATCTGGCCGTCCACAGGGACTAGCCTCCTGGCCCTCGCGCTATCGCCGTATAATCCATCTTGTGAGAGAAAGACTAAGCTGATCGAGTCCTTACATATTTTTGTTCGTTACTGACACCATAAGCGAAGCTTCATGCCCCGTCTGATACAGTAATAACGTCGTCAAGCGATGTGATACCACGTAAAGCATATATTAATTCCAGAGTTATACTAGTATTACACAGGAATTCTTAGGTATGCTTGCCCCTTGGCATGGACAGGCAGAAACAAACATGGGACATTTTTCCTGTCGTCCCTCGCAGTAGGCTTGATGAGATCATTCGCTGTGTCGCCTCAGTTTACCTTCTTTCAGCCGCCGGAACAGAGTGCTCTTCTTCGTACCCAAGGCCTCGGCTAGCTCTCGAATCGTCATGCGTCCATCCAGGGGCAGCCCACGTAAAGCGTCAGGGTCAAGCTCCACCCGCCTGCGGCCGCAGTTCTTAGGCCTCTTGCTCGCCACGGCATGTATTCCACCACGCAGCGCCCGATCGTCCATATGCGCCACTCCACGCTTCATAATGCCACCAGGCACCAGCGTTCCTATGTACTCCTAAAAGCATGCTGTATATGTGACGGCGCTCGTCGTCGGTGTACTGCGTTGTGAAGTAATTCTACAGAATGGAAGCACAAGCTAGATTACAATTATAGGCATCATAATTCTACCAAAAGTAATTCTAGTACAGTTCATATTAATTGATACATGTGTTGTGATCAATACTCTATGCATATTTGGGTATATAAAATCAAATGTGCTACACATATTATCCGACAGTGTGCAATTAATTAAACATCAATAAGTGGGCAAAAACTAATCCTGCTATAAATCATATTCAGAAATGGTGTATACAGCAGTAGCGTCATGCATGGGGCATAAATGATGTGAACAATAGAAGTGCAACTATGTGAGTATGAGCCGAGATCATGGAGCATAAAATACTAAACTAACAAATTGTTTCAAAGATACTAGTAACATTTTCCGTCAATTGCACCATCCAAAGTACGTTGTACAACACAGACAAACAAATACAAACTGAATTCGTGATTTTACGAAGAAAATCTATTTGAAGCTAAGAAATCATGAAGGAGACGGACATGTATGGCATGCACAACCAAGATACTAAACAGAAGTGCACAAACCCTAACTGATAAGTGTGAACTATATATTCTTGGTCTATTCAACGTCCGGCAATGGAGTACAACTGCAAGAACATGAACAACTTACTCAAGTCGAAGCCTCGGCCGCTGCCGCCCACATCACCTCCGCCGCCCCCACCGTTGCCACCGGCCGGCGTCCGAGTGAACTCCTCCACCGCCCCCTTCGTGGTAGCCGTGGATGTCCGAGCGACTGCCTCCGTGGCTGGCAAAGTCTCCATGGTCCGCACCTTGTCCGTCCGCCCCATCTCTTCTATGGCCGGCGCCATCAGCTCGTCCGTACTCTTGTATCTCCTCACACTCCCAGTCCCAGTGGATGGGTTGATTCAGATCGAATAGAGCCATCGTTTCGGACGGCTAGgtttggaagaagaagaagaagaagaagaagagaagaagggaGATTAACTGGTGCGGGGCGCGATGGAACTTGCATTGCATGAGGGTTCGGAGACCCATGCGACCAAGCGCTTCTAGCGAGAGAatttttttactccctccgttcacttttgtaagaccTTTTAGACATTTAAGATATCATCTAAAACAGTTCAATTTCAGCTGTcttaaacgacttacaaaagtgaacaaaTGGGTAAAACAAATTAACGGGTCTAGCTAGAGATTTTAGTGAAGAAGGGCCGGCGTGGCCAGGCCATGGCCGGGCTTCCTCGGCCTCCGGCTCCGGGTAGAAAAACGGCCTGAGCtccggaagaagaagaaaaaaaactgaGACGCCTACCATACCGGGACGATGAGGGGATCGTCGAAGATGGTTACATCTGGACCTCACGCGTTTGTTGCTGCCAAAGCGGTTTTCCCCTTTGCCACGCACGCACGCATACGTTCCCGTTCCGTCCCAAGCCAATCGCCCCGCGCTCCAACGCACATCGCCGACGACGCGCGCGGAGCCATCTGCGGAGACCCGGAGAGCAAGCGGGCTCAGAACCGGGCGTGAGCCCACCACGGCGTTGCTCCGCCGCTGCTTCGTGCTAGGTCCCATCCTATCCTACCCTGCTCATCCTCCCACCTCATGTTTGCAGAACTGCGCTGAAGCTTACAAGCTGTCataataaacatccatcatccatGGATCTTGTTATAGTACCAGTACCAGTTTAACATATGCAGGTTCTATGCTAATGAATATACACTGTCCGGTTCATCTCTTCCAGCTATGATCCCAGGCCGGCATCACCCTATGCATCACGGAGCCTTCGCTACTATTATCCCCCCAGGGGGCCGGGGGGGATACAACCAACATGGACAGGTTAAATCGTCAGTTTCATCGGAGGTGGCTTGCATTGGTTAAGGTGCTCCGCATGCATATGGCCGTCTTCGGTGGTGGCGCAGCGTCAAACCTTGTGGCCGTTGGTCGACCCATTCTGCTCCCCCATCTTGTGGAACTCGGCCTGGATCACCTCCACGATCTTCGCATCGTTTGGGTCGGGCTCCGGGATGCTCACATGCAATGATCCCATCTTGAGGAGCTCCTTGTGCGACGATTGCTGGTTGGTGAGCTCGTAGAGCTCTTTGTGGAAAGGATGGTCAGGGGAGAAGCAATCGTCGGCGTTGGAAGATGAATGCTTGGATGAGCCTGATCCCTCTCGTCGGCAGAAATGGGGGAGAGCTGAGTAGTCCATAATCTACACAATTTGAGCAAGGGACATGTCACTCTAACTTTGGATTTCAGACAAAATAAATGCTACACAAAGGTAATGTTTTCTTCTCCACCACCATGTTGGTGGTACCTATATTTGCAGTAGTAGTAATATTTTACTCAGCGGTTAAGAATCTATGCAAAGACAACAATACGAGAGAGTAACAAAGTAATAACTAAAAAATACCTTTAGAAGTTCATCTCTCCCACAACCACTCAAAACTTTAACCTTCTTTTTTGTCCTCTCCTGCAATAGGGGCTTCACAACCTACCAGTATGCTCAAATGAAATGACAGTTAGCATTCACTACAAAATTTGCTGATACAATCTGAGGACGGCCTTTTGATGGAAAAATCATTGTACCTTCCAGCATGCAGAGAATATATATGGAACATTAACTATGTAATATGTCTCTGACTTTTCAGGGTAGTTCAGATCATCAACAGTTGATATTGAACTCAGCATCTGTAATCCAAACAACAGCAAAAATGTCACGCTAGCTCACCATAACACATAAGCAACACAAGTAATGACCACTCTGCAATTTTACCAGAAAAATAAATATTATGGCacatgttagactatgtatagcttctgtacctatgtacgtatattgtacatattgtaacacaaccattatatataatgagataagccacccctagagggttgtgctggttcccaaaatttattgtcttacatggtatcacgctaggttacgatcgcttccgcttctaaaccctaatacccgcaccgccgccgcagccgccttcaccgccgccgccgcgccaccgatcgcgccgccgccatgtcgagcgccgccaccaccggttccactgctgcgggcttcctcccggcctctcttgcggctctgctcaacctcccgctcgatgccgtctccgttccggctccgatcgggacaaggagcatcggctccgtcttctccacgccgccggcgccctcgctcgggcgtgacctcgtggtccacaccgcggcgccgccgtccgctgcggactccgcaggcgtcgtcccgccgctcctgccgcaagcggatcacaccgccccgctggtggggttggcggcgtccgccccggccgcgggccttgcggcgtccgcaccggccgcgagctttgcggcgcccgccctggctgcggtcccgcctcctcccgcatcggcttcggtgcctccggctgcctccatggtgtttgcaccccaggcagcctcctcgatgggatcgtcttcgccgccgtttcacttcggtcatctcatcaccatcaagctctccgccgacaactacatcttctggcgtgcgcaggttctcccgctcttggggagtcactacctgctaggctacgtcgacggatcgcttccctgcccacccgcgctggtagacagcatgcacggtccggtttacaatccggcccatcgcgtctggacggggcaggaccaggcgaacctctcctccatccaggggtcgctctcgccggcagttgccggccttgttgtcttcgcgaagacgtctcatgaggcctggaccatccttgagcgcacctttgcagcgcagtcccaggctcgtgtctctgcactccgtcgtcagcttggagagtgtcagaagcttgactccactgccactgagttctacaacaaggtcaagggcctcgccgacacattggcctccattggacagcccctcaccgactccgagttcaactcgtttattgtcaatggtcttgatgaggagtatgatgccttagtcgagatcatcaacgagcggggcaactcgacacccatgttggcacacgaggttttctctcggcttcttctcactgagcaacgggtcgagactcgccacaccaggggcattggctccctctcggccaacgtcgccaccaagggtggccgctcttcttcatcaccccggtctcccttggggttgccacagtcgcccgcctcggcccccccacctactgcgaccttaccgggggctggcggtccacgtgtgtgtcagctttgtggccgcgatgggcactgggcctccaagtgtcataagcgctttcagcgaagcttccttggtcttggcaatgacggcaaagatacacgcaacaatgcccgtcaggtcgccatggctgatcgtcccgcgccacaGAAGcaccagggacacactcagtcctactccatcgatccacactggtacatggactctggggcgacagagcatctgaccagcgagatggggaagcttcacactcgtgaaccctatcatggctccgacaagatccacaccgccaatggagcaggtatgcacatctctcatattggtcaagcatctcttctcactagacatgccaataggagtcttcagcttcgcaatgttcttcgagttccatctgtgacccataatcttctttcagttcctaaactcacccgtgataataatgtgctttgtgaatttcacccttttgatctttttattaaggatcggggcacgagggacattcttcttagtgggcggttgtgccagggcctctaccgtctggagcatcctggcgtcgctcgcgttttcagtggagttcgggtttctccgtcacagtggcatgctcgtcttggtcacccggccacacctattgtccgtcatattttgcgtcgtcatgagcttcctagtttgtctagtaataaagatgtagcagtgtgtgatgcttgtcagcaggggaagagtcatcaacttcctttttcggagtccagtcgtaaggtgaaacatcctttagaacttgtgttttcagatgtatggggtcctgctcagacttctgtcagtagtcataattactatatcagtttcgttgatgcttatagtcgctttacctggctttaccttattaaacgcaaatctgatgtgtttgatatttttgttcagtttcaaaaacatgttgaacgtcttctcaagcacaaaattgttcatgtccagtcggactgggggggcgagtatcgcaacctcaactccttctttcagtcgcttgggatagctcatcgtttagcatgtccacatacacatcagcagaatggttcaatcgaacgtaagcatcgtcatattgttgaagctggtcttactcttttggcccatgcatctgttccgtttcggttttggagtgatgctttcaccactgcatgctttctcatcaaccgtactcctactcgtgttttaaacatgaagactcccattgaggttctccttaatgaacaacctgattatacctttctcaaggtatttgggtgtgcttgctggccgcatcttcgtccatataacaagcgcaagcttgagttttgttctaagaagtgtgtttttcttggctatagctctcttcataaaggttacaaatgtcttcatgttcccactaatcgtgtctatatatctcgggacgtcgtgtttgatgagcatgtttttccctttgccaaccttcctgtgtccactgtcgaaccaccatccctgcattcatcctctgttgcttctgaccaatttgatgatgttgcatactctcctttgctgttacctaaccatggtgcaggaaccggacgtggagctcgtttggagctgttggaggattcaccatcatcatcgtcgtcttctggtgggcacgtcgatcgccctatgttgcatggcatcgattcgcgtgcccatgcatggtcacccgacgagcccgtcacgccgagcatctccactgctcggtccgctacgccagcaatcgccgagtctccagcggctcggcctttttcgccagcggccgccgagtcgcccgcggctcggcccgtcacgccgtcttcgcccgcggctcgggtcctcacgtcgccttcatcagcggatcggcccgcgacaacgGCCGCGCCAcagcccactatgccgagctcgccatcggcccggtctgtgatgccggagtcgccagctgcttcgtctgttcTGCCAgtttcgccggtgggccggccttcttcgccgaccgagtccgaggctaccgtgactggctcctcgtcaccggctgactcatcaacatcgccgtcctccagcccgttgcaggctgctccgtcgacctcggtggttcctgtgtctcgaccacatacacgcagtcgcagtggcattttcaaacctaaggaacgtacggatggtacggttgcttggttggctgcttgtttggctgctgctgttgcggatccatcttctgagcctcgctcatatcaggctgccctgcgcattccacattggcgagaggctatggagcaggagtttcatgctcttcttcgtaacaagacatggactctcgttcctccaccaccacgggtaaatgttattgactcaaaatgggtattcaaagtgaagaagcattcggatggatctattgagcgttacaaagcgcgacttgttgctcgcggctttcgacagcgtcatggtcttgactatgaggacaccttcagtcctgtcgtcaagcctaccactattcggcttcttctctccattgttgtttctcgtggttggtcacttcgtcaacttgatgtgcagaatgcttttctacatggatttttggaggaagaggtttatatgaaacagccgcctggtttccctgatcctgatcgtcctgactatatctgtcgtctttccaaagcactatatggtttgaagcaagctcctcgtgcctggcatgcccgccttgcctctgcccttcgtgctcatgggtttgtgccatcCACTGCTGACatttcattatttcttctacagaagccagaagtcactatgtatcttttggtctatgtcgatgatattatccttgtcagctcttctcagtatgctgctgatgctcttgtctgctctcttggtgctgattttgcggtcaaagatcttgggaagcttcactactttcttggagttgaggtcacttctcgtgctactggtcttgtccttacgcagaagaagtactccttggagttgttacaaagagccggcatgctgaagtgcaaaccgaccaccacacccatgtcgtctaccgacaagctaacagctgttgatggtgagcttttgtctcctgcggatgccacagagtacaggagcattgttggtggacttcagtacttgacgatcacaagaccagatatctcttatgctgttaacagggtttgtcagtatcttcaggctcccagagatactcattgggctgctgttaaacgcattcttcgttatgttcagtttaccctgacatttggtatgcatattcggccgacttcctctcgggtcctttcggccttctctgatgcagattgggctggtagcccagatgacaggcgatccacggggggttatgcagtattctttggctctaatttgatcgcctggagtgctcggaaacaggctactgtgtcacgtagcagtactgaagctgagtacaaggctgtggcgaatgctactgcagagattatttgggtgcagtctttgcttcaggagttgggtttgtctcaaccacagcctcctattctttggtgtgataacatcggtgctacatacctttctgcaaatccagtatttcatgcccgaacgaaacacattgaagttgactatcactttgtacaggaacgtgtatcacagaagcaactccagatcaagtttatctcatctaaggatcaacttgcaaacatcttcactaagcctttaccactgccacagtttgaagcttgtaggcgcaatcttacccttctcagttctttagaaagtggctaagattgagggagggtgttagactatgtatagcttctatacctatgtacgtatattgtacgtattgtaacacaaccattatatataatgagataagccacccctagagggttgtgctggttcccaaaacttattgtcttacagcaCAAAAACAACAACTTGTCCTGTAATATTAGTATTAACATTTATGTTAGTTTTTTTTATGCTAGACTGTGTTGACCTCTACGGTAGACAGGTAAACATCCAAGATTTAAGAGTAATTCCTCTAAAAATTTAACGTGGTAAGGTAAAACCTGAGTACCAGTGTGGTCATATCCCTTGATGCATTAAAACATGCTTATTTCAGCAGCATTTAAGTCCATTCATGTATAGGACAAGGATAATGTTATACTTGCTCAGAGAAGAAAACCATTTTGAGAAGACTATAATAATATGTACCTTCATTTGGCTCAGTGCTGACAACTTTAAACCAGTCATGTCGAGAACTTTAACGCAAGTGGTGATCGGGCGTCCAAACTTTTCCGTCAACATGGGCTAAGTGTGATGTGAACAAACATAAGAAGAAGGATGTGTGTTAACATAAAAATTAAGATTTGAGCATTTAGCTCGACACTTACCAAAATTATGCGATCACGGTATTCGTTAATCTGAATATGAGATTGCACATAGTAGTGCACCTGAAAAGGAAACAGATCAACTTCAGTTGACAAAATGGGGAAATGGTACTCCAGAACTAGCATAAGTTGGTTGATTAGTTGATCCCATAAAAGAGGTACGCATTACTTCAATAACAAGGTATTGGCAGTAAGATATAACTATGTCAACCACTAAACAGGGATCATATCATTTTAATACCCAACAAATATACTTAAGTTACATGAACCTCAAAACGGTATCTAGTCTACACTATGGAAGGTGAAAACTATCAAGTTTCATAGTTTTTGTCGTAGCCTACTTAACAAATACGGAGTAGTAAGCATCTGAGAAAGTACCGAAGCTTTGTCATATGTGCTCTGACCAACACCAATGCCAAAAACTGGAAGACCCTGCCAACAAGAgagaaaaaatcaaaacaaattatTAGGAGTCTAAAACTCAACTAAGGCTCTGTTCGGTAATCAACCGCTCCCGGAATCTGCGGAGCGGGGAAACCGCAACTCCTACATTTTGAACCGCCCACTCCTACATTTtgaactgcagctccaccaactccGCTCCCGGAGTTGTGGAGCGGAGTGGTACCGAACAGGGCCTAAATCCTTTCTTTACTACTcgtcaaaaatgctcttatattatgggacggagggagtagtattataAAAATCTAAATTGGTGGCGGTTCGTTCATATTACATACGTTGTCAACCACTCTATGCAGTACATATGGTTGATTGGGCTTACATTTTGAGATAAACTATTTTATACGAGCTCAAGGACTGGTGGCACAAGCATTTAAACAACTGATAATATATAATAAATCCGTAGCAGCGCACAAGCATTTAGCTGGGTTTATTAACAACCACACTACCAGTAATTTTTTGGTGGGCTAGTTAAAAAAAACATTAATGGGCAGAGACTTGGGTAACACATAGCAAGCAACAGCATAACTAATTCATGAAATTTCAGACCCATTCGGTGAAAGGGCCAATAACTCTTTGATGGTGTGTTACAAGAAGTCAAAGAACATTATCTGATGTTGTCCTACAGGATGACACATTTAGTGGGAACGGACAATGACACAGAAATAAATGAGGAACATGCCCTAACCCCCAGCATGTCTTAATAATAAAGGAATATTAAGCCAGCAGCAATAATCACAGCTTCAAGCAAGAGATATCCTAAAGCGCCATGCTTTATTTTTGAACTTAACCATACCTAAGCTTATGTCATAGTTTGCTAAACACTAACAGTCCCTTGGGCTCTTCCTAGCTAGAAGGTCCGTCACAACTCACAACTTTGCAGCTCTGACTGGGACAACATTCTGTGGAAGATTGCAGATCAACAAAAATAAACATTAACCTCTTCAATTCTGCCAACTTTGTTCAGTAGTATCCGTTCATTTGTCAATAAAAATAATTTGATTAACCGGTAGACGTGACCTAGAACACTAACAGCTAAAAGGGTGTGCCCATTTTCTTGCACACAAACATGCATGGAAACAAGTAGTTGCATCATGAATTCATGATCAATTATTCAGGATAAGAAACATATTACTAGTGTTAGTAGATAGCTATACCTCCTTGGTGTATCCTGA from Triticum dicoccoides isolate Atlit2015 ecotype Zavitan chromosome 6A, WEW_v2.0, whole genome shotgun sequence encodes:
- the LOC119316450 gene encoding phosphatidylinositol/phosphatidylcholine transfer protein SFH2-like gives rise to the protein MGAAAEDAVRQLGILMDQVDAPLRRTFQNVHQGHPRETMLRFLKAREWNVSKAHKMLVDSLNWRIENEIDSVLERPILPVDLYRSIRDSQLVGLSGYTKEGLPVFGIGVGQSTYDKASVHYYVQSHIQINEYRDRIILPMLTEKFGRPITTCVKVLDMTGLKLSALSQMKMLSSISTVDDLNYPEKSETYYIVNVPYIFSACWKVVKPLLQERTKKKVKVLSGCGRDELLKIMDYSALPHFCRREGSGSSKHSSSNADDCFSPDHPFHKELYELTNQQSSHKELLKMGSLHVSIPEPDPNDAKIVEVIQAEFHKMGEQNGSTNGHKV